DNA from Streptococcus parasuis:
TCAGGAAGGCATCCCAAAACCTCCTAAGAAAGAAAAGGAATCTATTTATGAAAACAAATTTAAAAAAACTGCTTTATTCAGGTGTCACGTTGATGAGTATCGGTGTCTTGGCGGCATGTTCATCAACTTCTAGTTCAACGACAACATCAAGTTCTAAAGCTACAAGTCAATCAAGTGCAGCAACTACTTCCAGCAATAGCACCTCATCTGACTCAAGTTCATCATCATCTTCGATTGACTGGTCAGCCCTTCCTACTACAGAAGTAACGCTTTCAAATGATGGATTGAAAATAACGGAAGGTGGAACCTATATTCTAACAGGTTCAACAACTGCAGGTATAACGGTTGAAACAGATGCAAATGTCCGTATCATTTTAGCAGGTGCCGAGATTTCAAGCTCAGATACTGCCGCAATTAATGTTATTAGTGCAGATAATGTTGAATTAGAACTTCAAGATGGAACGACAAACACTGTGAAAGATACGAGCAATCACACTGATACAAATATTGAAGGTGCCATTCATGTTGAGGCAGATTTAACCATTACGGGGAATGGTAGCCTGACAGTAGAAGGAAACTTTCAAGATGGTATTGTATCAACTGATGATCTAGTTATTGACGCAGGAAATATCACTGTTACAGCAGTAGATGATGGCATCCGTGGTAAAGATTCAATGACTATCAATGGTGGAACTATCACTGTAACAGCAGGTGGAGATGGTATCAAGTCAACCAATGATACAGATACAACTAAAGGCTACACAACAATTACAGGTGGTGAAATTACTGTAAAAGCAGGAGATGATGGTATCAAAGCAGAAACAGCCTTGACAATTGACGGTGGCACAATTTCTGTACCAGAATCAGTAGAAGCCTTGGAAGGAACCAATATCACAATCAATGGTGGTACCATCGATGTATACGGATCGGATGATGCTATTAATGCGGCAAGTACAGCGTCATCAGATATCTTTATCAAGGTAACTGGTGGTGACTTGACAGTCGCTGTAGGTAGTGGGGATACGGATGCCTTTGATGCTAATGGAGATATCTATATCTCCGGAGGTACAATTGATGTAACAGCTCCAACTTCAGCCTTTGACTTCGATGGAACTGCTGAATTGACAGGTGGTACTGTGACAGTTAACGGTGAGCAGATTACTCAAATCACAGCAACAGGACCAGGTGCAGGTGGCCACGGTGGCTGGTAATTGATCGTCAAATTATAATAAAAAGGTCTGAGTTTTGAGAAACTCAGGCCTTTCGTTTTGTTTCCATATTTGGAAGATTGATTTTATATTTAATGACCAATAATCGAATGATTAAAGAAATGGCAAAAATAGTGATGAAGGTTGGAATTTGTGGTAATCTCCAATCTACAACACAGAGATGATATAAGATACCAGAAAAGAGTGCTAACACAGCATAGACATCTTCCTTTAGGACAATCGGTGTCTCATTGACTAATAAATCACGAGCAATTCCGCCACCAACTCCTGTTAGAGCTGCTAAAATACCACTCGTTACGGCATTTAGTTGAAGTTCAACTCCTGTACTTGCTCCAATAAGGGCAAAAATGGATAAACCGACGGCATCGAAGATCAAATTAGTTTGGGATAGAAAATGAATCATCTTTTTATCAAGTGGTTTGTCCTGCCTTAGATTGATGACAATCAAGTACATCACAATAGCCACAACAAGAGATAAGTAGATAGCAGTCGGGTCGGTTAAGGCAGTCGGAATCCTATTTGCCATTGTATCACGAATGATGCCACCACCAACAGCAGTAATGATGCTGAGGAGACTAATTCCAAAAATATCTAACTTTTTCTTGAAACCTTTTACTGCACCCGATACAGCAAAGGCAATTGTGCCAATATAGTTGCACATCATAAGAAACAAATCGAATTCCATAAGCACCTCCTTTTCTATATTAACAGAAAGGAAAATGACTGACAAGACTCTTTTTGAGTTTGTGAAAAAAGTTTCAAACGAGACAGTTTGTCATTTGTTGAAATTTGTGAAAAAACGCACGAAATAAAGGTTTTTCACAAAAATTTCTGCAAAAAGAAAACGGTTCAATTATTTGCCATTTGTGAAATATTGGTCTATCATAATACAGAAAGAGAAAAACCTTTGGAGGAAATTATGGTATCTATCTCAAAAGAACAACACTTGGATATGTTCTTGAAAATGCAACAGATTCGTGATGTTGATATGAAATTAAATAAATTGGTGCGTCGTGGCTTTGTACAAGGAATGACCCACTTCTCAGTTGGTGAAGAAGCAGCTGCTGTTGGACCAATCGTTGGTTTGACTGATCAAGATATTATCTTTTCACATCACCGTGGTCATGGTCATGTTATTGCAAAAGGTATTGACATCAACGGTATGATGGCTGAACTTGCTGGTAAGGCAACTGGTACATCCAAAGGCCGTGGTGGCTCCATGCACTTGGCCAATGTTGAAAAAGGAAACTTTGGTTCAAACGGTATCGTCGGTGGTGGCTATGCCCTTGCAGTAGGAGCGGCTCTCACACAACAATACCTTGGGACAGATAATATCGTTATCGCCTTCTCAGGTGACTCAGCAACAAACGAAGGCTCATTTCATGAGTCAATGAACCTGGCGGCTGTCTGGAATTTACCAGTTATATTCTTTATTACAAATAACCGATATGGTATCTCAACAGACATTTCTTATTCAACAAAAATTCCTCACCTCTACCAACGTGCGGCAGCATACGGTATTCCAGGTCACTATGTTGAAGATGGTAATGACGTCATTGCTGTTTATGAAAAAATGCAAGAAGTAATTGAGTATGTTCGTGCAGGAAATGGCCCAGCGATGGTGGAGGTTGAATCGTATCGCTGGTTTGGACATTCGACAGCTGATGCCGGAGCCTACCGTACAAAAGAAGAAGTTGCAGCTTGGAAAGCAAAGGATCCACTTAAGAAATACCGTACATATTTGACCGAAAACAAGATTGCAACAGATGAAGAATTAGATGCAATTGAAACACAAGTTGCTGAACAAGTTGAGGCTGCTGTGAAATTTGCACAAGAAAGTCCAGATCCAGATATTTCAATCGCATACGAAGACGTGTTTGTAGATTAAGTAACGAGAACGTTAAAAGGACACAGCGAAAATAGGAAATCAGCCAAGGAAATTGGGATTTCCTGCTGATTTATCTTTTTCGCACAGTCCTTAGTTCGAGTACAATTCTAACTAAGTTGTGAGGTCGTCTAAAAAACGACTGAAAAATAGGGAACTGACACAGTGTGCTTGCACACAAGGAAGTTCGCACCTAAAGGTAGCCACATCCGTAATTCAGCTGAAGCTGAAACGGTTGCGTCTCTTTTTTCCGAGTTTTTAGACCGAACACAATTCTAAGGTGCCTCAAGCTGAGGCTATAAACAATTATAGTCTTTTAGTTTGCTTTTAGTACTAGGCATCGAGCCGCAGGCATAACTGAAGTTAGGCAAGGCGAGTTCAAACAATCTAGTGGAGTGTTTGAAGTTGGAAATAAGGAAACAGAGTTTCCTCTTACGTCGAAGTAATAAAAGAAAAACTAAATGACGAAATATTGTGGTAATTGATTGATTTTCGTTAGTACAGTAAAAGTAAATTGATATAAGTAGGAGAAATTGTAAAAATGGCTGAAACAAAAGTAATGGCCTTGCGTGAAGCGATTAACTTGGCTCAGAGCGAAGAAATGCGTAAGGATGAAAAAGTATTCTTGATGGGGGAAGACGTCGGTATCTACGGCGGTGACTTCGGTACATCTGTTGGTATGTTGGACGAATTCGGTCCAAAACGTGTTCGCGATACGCCTATCTCTGAGGCAGCAATCGCTGGTTCTGCGGTTGGTGCGGCTCAAACAGGTCTTCGTCCAATCGTTGACTTGACTTTCATGGACTTCATCACAATTGCCCTTGATGCGATTGTTAACCAAGCGGCTAAAACCAACTATATGTTTGGCGGTGGTTTGAAAACGCCTGTAACCTTCCGTGTGGCATCTGGTTCAGGTATCGGTTCAGCGGCACAGCACTCACAATCTCTTGAAGCTTGGTTGACTCACATTCCAGGTATCAAAGTTGTTGCACCTGGTACAGCTAACGATGCAAAAGGTCTTTTGAAATCATCTATCCTTGACAACAACCCAGTTATCTTCTTGGAACCAAAAGCTCTTTACGGTAAAAAAGAAGAAGTGAACTTGGATCCTGATTTCTACATTCCACTTGGTAAAGGTGAAATCAAACGTGAAGGTACTGATGTAACTATCGTTTCATACGGTCGTATGTTGGAACGTGTTTTGAAAGCAGCTGAAGAAGTGGCTGCAGATGGCATCAGTGTAGAAGTGGTAGACCCACGTACCCTTATCCCATTGGATAAAGAATTAATCATCGAATCTGTGAAGAAAACTGGTAAGGTTATCTTGGTCAACGATGCTTACAAAACAGGTGGTTTCATCGGTGAAATCGCATCAATCATCACAGAAAGCGAAGCATTTGACTACTTGGATGCACCAATCATCCGTATCGCTTCAGACGATGTACCAGTTCCTTACGCAAACATTCTTGAAAATGCAGTATTGCCAAACGTAGAGAAAATCAAAGTGGCAATTTATAAGCAAGTAAACAAGGGCTAAAGACAAAATGGAAGGACGGGCAACCGTCCTAACCCTGTTTGAAGGAATGTATGAAAAGAATTGACCTGGTTCAATGAATATCATTGGAGTCGGTTCTTAGATAACGTAAGAAATTGAAAGAAAGGAATTGAACCCGTTCGGAAAACTTGAAAATGAATGAATCGATTGAAAATCAATATTATCTACGATTTCCTATATTCAATTGTTTTCTGTTCGGACTTGGTATCTAAAAAATGGCAGTAGAAATTATTATGCCTAAACTCGGTGTGGACATGCAAGAAGGTGAAATCATCGAGTGGAAAAAACAAGAGGGTGATTTCGTCAATGAAGGTGATGTTCTCTTGGAAATGATGTCTGACAAGACCAGCATGGAGTTGGAAGCAGAAGAGTCAGGTGTCTTATTAAAAATTGTTCATGGAAATGGGGCAACGGTTCCCGTTACTGAAGTGATTGCCTACCTAGGCGCAGAAGGTGAAACAGTAGAAGCTGGAAGTGCACCTGTTGTTGAGCAGGCTGCAGCGATTGAAGAAGTGCCAGCGGGCCGTGCACCAGTGATTGTGGCACCTACTGTTGCAGCGAAACCACAAGGTGGTGGTAAAGTGCGCGCAACTCCAGCGGCCCGTAAGTTGGCTGGAGAATTGGGCATTGATTTGGGTCTTGTTCCAGGAACTGGTGCAAATGGCCGTGTTCACAAGGTTGACGTAGAAGACTTCAAGGGTGCAGCTCCTAAGGCGACACCGCTCGCAGCCCGTATTGCAGCTGACCATGGTGTTGATTTGTCAACAATCACAGGAACGGGTGTCAATGGTAAAATTGTTAAGGAAGATGTACTTGCTGTTCTTGCTCCTGTAGAAGCAGAAGTTGTGGCTCCAGCTCCTAAAGCGGAAGAGAAACCAGCTAAAGAATTGCCAGAAGGCGTTGAAATCATTAAGATGAGCCCAATGCGTAAGGCGATTTCAAAAGGTATGGTCAACTCTTACTTGACTGCTCCAACCTTTACGCTTAATTACGATATCGACATGACCAACCTCATGGCGCTTCGTAAGCAAGTCCTTGAGCCAATTATGAACAAGACTGGTCTGAAAGTGACCTTTACAGACTTGATTGGTCTCGCGGTTGTTCGTACGTTGATGAAAGAAGAACACCGTTACATGAACGCTTCTTTGATTAACGATGCACAAGAAATCGAATTACACAAGTTTGTCAACCTTGGTATCGCAGTAGGTTTAGATGATGGCTTGGTGGTGCCAGTTGTTCATGGTGCAGATAAGATGAGCTTGTCTGAATTTGTTGTGGCATCAAAAGATGTTATCAAGAAAGCTCAATCTGGTAAGTTGAAGGGGGCTGAAATGTCAGGATCTACCTTCTCTATCACCAACTTGGGTATGTTTGGTACCAAAACCTTTAACCCAATTATCAACCAACCAAACTCAGCCATCCTTGGTGTCGCAGCAACTGTTCAAACTCCAGTAGTTATTGATGGTGAAATCAAAATCCGTCCAATTATGGCACTTTGCTTGACCATTGACCACCGTATCATTGATGGTATGAATGGTGCTAAGTTCATGGTTGACTTGAAGAACTTGCTGGAAAACCCATTGGAATTGTTGATCTGAGATAAGATGCAAAAGGCGTTAAGAAAACCGTATGAAAATAGGAAATCAACGATGTGCCTTGAGGCACGAGGCGATTTATCTTTTTCAATAGGTTTTTAGCCTGTGCTCAATTTGGTAAAGAGAAAAAATAAAGAAAGGATGTAGAACGGGTTCGTGATATTTGAACACGAACTAAATGCTCGGAATTTAGATAGTCCGCCTTGGATGTACTCATCCTGCGTTGGACTCCTAAAATTCAGTCGCATTTGGACGTTCTTTGTATCATAATTATGGCAATTGAAATTATTATGCCGAAACTTGGTGTAGACATGCAAGAAGGCGAAATCATCGAATGGAAAAAACAAGAGGGTGATTTTGTCAATGAAGGTGATGTTATCTTAGAGATGATGTCAGATAAAACAAGCATGGAGTTGGAAGCGGAAGAATCAGGTGTTCTTTTGAAAATCGTTCACGGTAACGGTGCAACAGTTCCTGTAACAGAAGTTATTGCTTACCTTGGTGCAGAAGGTGAAACAGTTGAGACTGGTGCTACACCGGCTCCAGCAGAAGTTGCACAAGCAACTGCTGATTTGAAAGCAGCTGGTTTGGAAGTGCCTGCAGCTCCTGCAGTAGCTCCACAAGCTCCTAAGGCTGAATTGGCAGCAGACGAGTACGATATGGTTGTTGTCGGTGGTGGTCCTGCTGGCTACTATGCAGCGATTCGTGGTGCCCAACTAGGTGGTAAAATCGCAATCGTTGAAAAATCAGAATTTGGTGGGACTTGCTTGAACAAAGGATGTATCCCAACTAAGACCTATCTCAAGAATGCTGAAATTCTTGATGGATTGAAGATTGCGGCTGAACGTGGTATCAATCTTGCATCTACAAACTACACTGTAGATATGGATAAAACAGTTGACTTCAAGAACAAGGTTGTGAAGACTTTGACTGGTGGTGTAGCAGGTCTCTTGAAAGCCAACAAGGTAACCATCTTCAATGGTCTTGGACAAGTAAACCCTGATAAGACAGTTGTGATTGGTGATAAAGTGATTAAAGGTCGCAGCATCATTCTTGCAACTGGTTCTAAGGTTTCTCGTATCAACATCCCAGGTATTGATTCTAAATTGGTGCTAACTTCTGATGATATCCTTGACTTGCGTGAAATTCCTAAGTCACTCACTGTTATGGGTGGTGGCGTAGTCGGTGTGGAACTTGGTTTGGTTTACGCGTCTTACGGTACTGAAGTAACAGTTGTTGAAATGGCTGACCGTATCATTCCAGGTATGGACCGCGAAGTGTCTGTTGAATTGCAAAAAGTCCTTTCTAAGAAAGGTATGAAATTCTTGACATCAGTTGGAGTATCTGAAATTGTTGAAGCCAACAATCAATTGACAATTAAATTGAACGATGGTTCAGAAATTATTTCTGAAAAAGCTCTTCTTTCAATTGGACGTGTACCTCAATTAGCTGGTCTTGAAAATCTTAACCTTGAGTTGGATCGCGGTCGTATCAAGGTTAATGCTTACCAAGAAACATCTATCCCAGGAATTTATGCACCTGGTGACGTTAATGGTACTAAAATGTTGGCACACGCTGCTTATCGTATGGGTGAAGTTGCTGCTGAGAATGCTATCAACGGCAACCACCACAAGGCTAAATTGGACTTCACACCAGCAGCGGTTTACACACACCCTGAAATCGCTATGGTTGGTTTGACTGAAGACCAAGCGATCGAGAAATACGGTAAAGAAAATATCCTAATCGGTCGCAACAGCTTCACTGGTAACGGTCGTGCAATTGCTTCTAACGAAGCACATGGTTTCGTAAAAGTTATTGCTGATAAAAAATACCATGAAATCCTTGGTGTTCATATCATCGGTCCAGTTGCAGCTGAAATGATTAACGAAGCAGCAACTATCATGGAATCTGAATTGACTGTTGATGATGTGGCAGCTTCTATCCATGGTCACCCAACCTTCTCAGAAGTGATGTACGAGGCCTTCCTCGATGTTCTTGGTGTGGCGATTCACAACCCACCAAAACGTAAATAATATAACATTCAGTTTATCTTTTATTACTTCGTTAAATCGATTTGCCGTACTCTACAGAAGCGACTTGCCTCGCAAGTCCTATTCCCAACCTAGAACAGCCTTGAGGCTGTTCTAGCAACCTGTATCTTTTGATGCGAACGCAGTTCGCCTTATTTCCAACCTCCAACTATCTCCCAGATAATTGGAGCTAGTACTAAAAGCAAACTGAAATGCTAACATCAAAAAGAAAGTCCACGTGGCTTTCTTTTTTTAAAATAATGAAAATAGAAAGGGTTTGGAGAATAACTTGAAATTTGGTCATAAATCAATTTCTGTGCATTTCTATTCCTGGTAATGTTTGCAAGCTTTGTTGCAGATTTTTTCGTAACAAGCCTGTTGGCAAGAAATTCTGTTGATTATCCAAGAATATTACCTTCTCTACTTGGTAAAGATAATACTCTACAGGAAAATTGGTTGTAAAAACCGAATATTCTGAAAATTTATAAAAATATACTTGACATATTTTGAAAATAGTATAAAATGAATACTAATCAGAAGAAGTAATCTTCAAGTTTGTTTTCAGAAAACTGACGGTTGTTGCGAGTCAGTAGCAAACGAAGATGAAATGGGCTGATGTTTGATATGAGAAGGTAAACAATATCCTTCCGGTTGGCACCCCTTACCGTGCGACTCCTTGTTGGAGGAGTTTGAGATGACAAGGTTTTTTGTGTACCCTTGTTAATGGAGGTGGCACCGCGCTAGCTTTGATTAGACGCCCTCGCACAGATTTTTTTCTGTGTGAGGGCTTTTTGTATTCACAAAAGGAGTTCCCATGCACAACGTACTACCAGCAGATATTTTAACCCCCATACTAGCGTTTATGCGACTAAAAGGTAAGCATAAGATTATCCTAGAATCCATTCCGAGAGAAAAGGGAAATGCTCGTTTTTCCATTATTGCCTATAATCCTGTTTACGAAATCAAATATGACCATGGTGTGTTGACCAACAATGGAGAAGTGGTGGAAGGTGATCCATTGGAATACCTACAATCTGTGGTGGAAGGTTCGAATTTGACTGGGGAGGCTCCTTTTCAAGGAGGGGCGATTGGATTTGTTGGATATGACTTGATTAGTCTCTATGAACCCATTGGTCATATCCCCAAGGACACCATTGGAACACCGGATATGCATTTCTTTATTTATGAATCGTATTTAGTATTTGATCATAAGAAGGAGATTCTCTCCATTCATGAAGATAATACCTATAGTGGCCGTAGTTCGAGTGAGATGGAGAAAGCTCTAGCAGGTGTTTTAGCCGAATTAAAAAATCCAGCACCCGATGAATTTGCACCCCATGATCTTCAATCATTATCCTTCAAGAGTCATCTGGAAAAAGAAGAATTCGAAAATATGGTTAGGTCAGCAAAACAATTGATTCGGCAAGGCGATATGTTTCAATGTGTCCTCAGTCAACGTTTTTCATCAGATATTTCTGGCAACCCCTTTGATTATTACCGTAATTTACGGGTTACCAATCCATCGAATTATTTATATTTTTATGATTTTGAAGATTACCAAATAATCGGCGCTAGTCCAGAAAGTCTTGTGTCTGTAAAAGATGGAATCGTGACAACTAATCCAATTGCTGGAACTCGGCCTCGTGGAAATGATGATGAGGAGGACCAACGATTGGCGGCTGATTTATCAACAGATACGAAAGAAGTTGCTGAACATAGAATGTTGGTTGATCTGGGACGAAATGATATTGGTCGAATTGCACAAATTGGAACTGTCGAAGTTACTAAGTATATGGAAGTTGAATATTTCCGTTATGTGATGCACTTAACAAGTATTGTCAAAGGACAATTATTGGAGAATTTGACTGCATTAGATGCATTAAAAGCTACCCTACCTGCTGGAACAGTCTCAGGAGCACCGAAAATTAGAGCCATGCAGCGCATCTATGAATTAGAAAAGGAAAAGCGCGGCATATATGCAGGAGCAATTGGCTATCTATCTGCTACAGGAGATATGGATTTTGCGATTGCTATTCGCACCATGGTAGTGAAAAATGGCAAAGCCTATGTGCAAGCAGGTGCAGGAATTGTATATGATAGTGTTCCAGAAAATGAATACCAAGAAACGCTGAACAAGGCAAAGGCGATGACGAAAATAGGAGAGTGCTATGATTCTTTTAATTGATAACTATGATTCATTTACCTATAACTTAGCCCAATATCTAGGACAGTTTTCACATGTGCAGGTATTGAGAAATGATGCGGAGAATCTATTCGATGAAGCAAATAAAGCAAAAGGTTTGGTATTTTCTCCAGGACCAGGTTGGCCAGCAGATGCTGGAAAAATGGAAGAAATGATACAGACTTTTGCAGATAAAAAACCAATATTGGGCATTTGTTTGGGACATCAAGCAATCGCTGAAGTTTTTGGAGGGCAATTGAGATTAGCCAAAACGGTTATGCATGGGAAGCAGAGTCAGATGCGAGTGGAAGGTAACTCTCCAATTTTCAATGGTTTTCAGGGAGATGTAGAAATCATGCGTTATCACTCGATTGTCATTGATGAAATGCCAAAAGATTTTATAGTGACTGCTCGTACAACAGATGATGACGAAATTATGGCTATCCAACATAAGCAATTACCGATTTTTGGTTTGCAATTTCATCCAGAAAGTATAGGGAGTCCAGAAGGCTTACAAATGATTGAACAGTTTGTTAGAGAGGTAGTAAGATGAAAGAAATTTTTGAAAAATTAGCTACAAAACAAGACTTATCTGAGGGAGAAATCGAAGGAGTTTTTAATCGTATTCTGAATGGAGAATTGACAGAAAGTCAGATTGCAGCCCTGTTACTAGGCTTGAAAATGAAAGGTGAAACAGTTGATGAAATTGCAGGTGTCGTAAAGTCTTTGAAAAAACATGCTGTACAATTGCCTCAAACATATTCGGACGCAATGTGCAACTGCGGTACGGGTGGGGATCAATCGTATAGTTTTAATATTTCGACGACGGCTTGCTTTATCTTGGCAGCTGGGGGTATTCGTTTAGCGAAGGCGGGAAATCGATCGATTTCATCGAAGTCAGGTTCTGCAGATGTACTTGAAGAATTAGGGATAAATATTGCAGCGAATCCAGAAGTATTATCAAAAGCATTGTCTGAGGTTGGATTGGCTTTTGTCTTTGCTCAAACCATGCATCCAGCCATGCGCTTTATTGGTCCAGCCAGACGGGCATTGGGAGTTCCAACAATTATGAATATTGTTGGTCCTTTAGCCAATCCCCTATCATTAGACAGTCAATTAATGGGTGTCTATCGAGAAGACTTACAGTTTGATCTGGCTCAAGTTATGAAAAAATTGGGAAGACGACGGGCACTACTTATCACAGGACCAAACCATATGGATGAAGCGGCATTATTTGGAGAGAATCACTACACTTTGCTTACAGATGGGAATATCCATCAGGGCAGATTTACCTTTGCTGATGTGGGTCTGAATCCATTAGAACTCGCGGATATTCAGGGTGGAGATGCTGTGGAGAATGCAGAAATTTTGTTGTCAGTTCTACATAATCAAGCAAGTCCTTACTTAGAAACGACGGTTTTAAATGCAGGTCTAGGCTTTTATGCAAATGGTAAGGTTTCAAGTATCCGTGAAGGAGTTGGATTGGCTCGAAGTCTACTTGCTGACGGTTCTGCTCTGAGAAAATTGGAAGAACTAAGGGAGGTTCAGATATGAGTCAGGATTTTTTACAGACAATTTTACAGCAAAAGGAGGCAGAGGTTGCTGAGCTGGTAAATGAGCCAGTAGAATCTGTTCGTTCAACCTATTCGTTATTTGATTTTCTTACCAAGCAGAAGGGTCAACTACAACTGATTACTGAGGTAAAAAAAGCTAGCCCTAGTATGGGAGATATCAATCTGACGGTGGATATTACTGAGCAAGCACGCCAATACGAAGCAGCAGGGGCTGCTATGATTTCAGTATTGACTGACCAAATTTTCTTTAAGGGGGATGTACAGTTTCTTCGTCAAATCTCAGATTTGGTTTCAATTCCGACATTAGCGAAAGATTTTATCATTGATGAAAAACAAATTATTCGCAGTCTTAATGCAGGTGCTACAGTGATACTATTGATTGTGGCGGCTTTGTCCGAAGACAGGCTCAAAGAATTGTTTGAATTTGCAACCCGTTTGGGTCTGGAAGTATTGGTTGAGACTCATAATCTTTCAGAATTAGACATTGCTCATCGCATTGGCGCAAAGATAATTGGTGTCAACAATCGGAACCTAACAACATTTGAAGTATCCCTTCAAACTAGTCTTGACTTAGCACCTCATTTTCTACCGGACAGAGTGTATGTATCAGAATCAGGCATTTTTACAAATGAACA
Protein-coding regions in this window:
- the trpE gene encoding anthranilate synthase component I, with product MHNVLPADILTPILAFMRLKGKHKIILESIPREKGNARFSIIAYNPVYEIKYDHGVLTNNGEVVEGDPLEYLQSVVEGSNLTGEAPFQGGAIGFVGYDLISLYEPIGHIPKDTIGTPDMHFFIYESYLVFDHKKEILSIHEDNTYSGRSSSEMEKALAGVLAELKNPAPDEFAPHDLQSLSFKSHLEKEEFENMVRSAKQLIRQGDMFQCVLSQRFSSDISGNPFDYYRNLRVTNPSNYLYFYDFEDYQIIGASPESLVSVKDGIVTTNPIAGTRPRGNDDEEDQRLAADLSTDTKEVAEHRMLVDLGRNDIGRIAQIGTVEVTKYMEVEYFRYVMHLTSIVKGQLLENLTALDALKATLPAGTVSGAPKIRAMQRIYELEKEKRGIYAGAIGYLSATGDMDFAIAIRTMVVKNGKAYVQAGAGIVYDSVPENEYQETLNKAKAMTKIGECYDSFN
- a CDS encoding carbohydrate-binding domain-containing protein, translated to MKTNLKKLLYSGVTLMSIGVLAACSSTSSSTTTSSSKATSQSSAATTSSNSTSSDSSSSSSSIDWSALPTTEVTLSNDGLKITEGGTYILTGSTTAGITVETDANVRIILAGAEISSSDTAAINVISADNVELELQDGTTNTVKDTSNHTDTNIEGAIHVEADLTITGNGSLTVEGNFQDGIVSTDDLVIDAGNITVTAVDDGIRGKDSMTINGGTITVTAGGDGIKSTNDTDTTKGYTTITGGEITVKAGDDGIKAETALTIDGGTISVPESVEALEGTNITINGGTIDVYGSDDAINAASTASSDIFIKVTGGDLTVAVGSGDTDAFDANGDIYISGGTIDVTAPTSAFDFDGTAELTGGTVTVNGEQITQITATGPGAGGHGGW
- a CDS encoding dihydrolipoamide acetyltransferase, coding for MAVEIIMPKLGVDMQEGEIIEWKKQEGDFVNEGDVLLEMMSDKTSMELEAEESGVLLKIVHGNGATVPVTEVIAYLGAEGETVEAGSAPVVEQAAAIEEVPAGRAPVIVAPTVAAKPQGGGKVRATPAARKLAGELGIDLGLVPGTGANGRVHKVDVEDFKGAAPKATPLAARIAADHGVDLSTITGTGVNGKIVKEDVLAVLAPVEAEVVAPAPKAEEKPAKELPEGVEIIKMSPMRKAISKGMVNSYLTAPTFTLNYDIDMTNLMALRKQVLEPIMNKTGLKVTFTDLIGLAVVRTLMKEEHRYMNASLINDAQEIELHKFVNLGIAVGLDDGLVVPVVHGADKMSLSEFVVASKDVIKKAQSGKLKGAEMSGSTFSITNLGMFGTKTFNPIINQPNSAILGVAATVQTPVVIDGEIKIRPIMALCLTIDHRIIDGMNGAKFMVDLKNLLENPLELLI
- the lpdA gene encoding dihydrolipoyl dehydrogenase, which codes for MAIEIIMPKLGVDMQEGEIIEWKKQEGDFVNEGDVILEMMSDKTSMELEAEESGVLLKIVHGNGATVPVTEVIAYLGAEGETVETGATPAPAEVAQATADLKAAGLEVPAAPAVAPQAPKAELAADEYDMVVVGGGPAGYYAAIRGAQLGGKIAIVEKSEFGGTCLNKGCIPTKTYLKNAEILDGLKIAAERGINLASTNYTVDMDKTVDFKNKVVKTLTGGVAGLLKANKVTIFNGLGQVNPDKTVVIGDKVIKGRSIILATGSKVSRINIPGIDSKLVLTSDDILDLREIPKSLTVMGGGVVGVELGLVYASYGTEVTVVEMADRIIPGMDREVSVELQKVLSKKGMKFLTSVGVSEIVEANNQLTIKLNDGSEIISEKALLSIGRVPQLAGLENLNLELDRGRIKVNAYQETSIPGIYAPGDVNGTKMLAHAAYRMGEVAAENAINGNHHKAKLDFTPAAVYTHPEIAMVGLTEDQAIEKYGKENILIGRNSFTGNGRAIASNEAHGFVKVIADKKYHEILGVHIIGPVAAEMINEAATIMESELTVDDVAASIHGHPTFSEVMYEAFLDVLGVAIHNPPKRK
- a CDS encoding alpha-ketoacid dehydrogenase subunit beta, yielding MAETKVMALREAINLAQSEEMRKDEKVFLMGEDVGIYGGDFGTSVGMLDEFGPKRVRDTPISEAAIAGSAVGAAQTGLRPIVDLTFMDFITIALDAIVNQAAKTNYMFGGGLKTPVTFRVASGSGIGSAAQHSQSLEAWLTHIPGIKVVAPGTANDAKGLLKSSILDNNPVIFLEPKALYGKKEEVNLDPDFYIPLGKGEIKREGTDVTIVSYGRMLERVLKAAEEVAADGISVEVVDPRTLIPLDKELIIESVKKTGKVILVNDAYKTGGFIGEIASIITESEAFDYLDAPIIRIASDDVPVPYANILENAVLPNVEKIKVAIYKQVNKG
- a CDS encoding trimeric intracellular cation channel family protein codes for the protein MEFDLFLMMCNYIGTIAFAVSGAVKGFKKKLDIFGISLLSIITAVGGGIIRDTMANRIPTALTDPTAIYLSLVVAIVMYLIVINLRQDKPLDKKMIHFLSQTNLIFDAVGLSIFALIGASTGVELQLNAVTSGILAALTGVGGGIARDLLVNETPIVLKEDVYAVLALFSGILYHLCVVDWRLPQIPTFITIFAISLIIRLLVIKYKINLPNMETKRKA
- a CDS encoding thiamine pyrophosphate-dependent dehydrogenase E1 component subunit alpha, whose protein sequence is MVSISKEQHLDMFLKMQQIRDVDMKLNKLVRRGFVQGMTHFSVGEEAAAVGPIVGLTDQDIIFSHHRGHGHVIAKGIDINGMMAELAGKATGTSKGRGGSMHLANVEKGNFGSNGIVGGGYALAVGAALTQQYLGTDNIVIAFSGDSATNEGSFHESMNLAAVWNLPVIFFITNNRYGISTDISYSTKIPHLYQRAAAYGIPGHYVEDGNDVIAVYEKMQEVIEYVRAGNGPAMVEVESYRWFGHSTADAGAYRTKEEVAAWKAKDPLKKYRTYLTENKIATDEELDAIETQVAEQVEAAVKFAQESPDPDISIAYEDVFVD